Proteins from one Sabethes cyaneus chromosome 2, idSabCyanKW18_F2, whole genome shotgun sequence genomic window:
- the LOC128736035 gene encoding G2/mitotic-specific cyclin-B — protein MATHFRIAKTDENDAVRVQAKKMLKEPTLGKRAVLGELGNKVLKNVDIGKGKDAVALKNTDLSFKHVKARVDTHWKKNDTVNVQPVSKPVTRSDSLKSLHNAGLGVTVGKQTNSIKSNVSVKSKMVHITKGAEIKKVKVINLKREESQLTRRSLTKLKQIRKQSNASSTSSESGSHNGDINIQEKHDSPDSHSHKLLEGIENIDINDAWNPMLVSEYVNDIYRYLNDLEDVFAIRENFLDGHKQINHKMRTILIDWINEVHYQFKLEIDTYHMTVSIIDRYLQLVTGTPKKELQLVGVTAMFIASKYEELFPPDISDFVYITDDTYKKRQILEMEKQIVKVLGFHLGKPLPTHFLRRFSKAAVANDKHHLVAKYLVELASVDYTMAHFKPSEIAAAALYISLYLFPLPANAGSLVWTKTLEHYTQYTVEYLTPIVQRMANVVASTPTSKVQAVYSKYRSSKFEKISTQPEFQGSAIGKLAEGKLTP, from the exons ATGGCTACTCATTTCCGGATTGCTAAGACAGACGAG AATGATGCCGTTCGTGTTCAGGCAAAAAAAATGCTCAAAGAACCGACCTTGGGAAAAAGAGCTGTGTTAGGAGAACTTGGCAATAAAGTCCTAAAAAATGTTGATATTGGGAAAGGAAAAGATGCCGTTGCATTAAAGAATACAGATCTTTCCTTTAAACATGTTAAGGCTCGCGTTGATACCCATTGGAAGAAAAATGATACTGTTAATGTGCAACCTGTAAGTAAGCCTGTCACACGGTCCGATTCTTTGAAATCCTTACATAATGCCGGCCTGGGAGTCACAGTGGGCAAACAAACCAATTCGATTAAATCAAACGTTAGCGTTAAATCGAAAATGGTGCACATTACCAAGGGAGCCGAAATAAAGAAAGTAAAAGTAATCAACCTAAAACGAGAGGAAAGTCAACTTACTAGGAGGTCTTTAACTAAACTGAAACAAATCAGGAAACAGTCAAATGCGTCATCTACATCATCTGAAAGCGGTTCGCACAATGGAGATATTAATATACAGGAG AAACACGACTCGCCCGATAGCCATTCTCATAAATTGTTGGAAGGAATCGAAAACATTGATATTAATGATGCCTGGAATCCTATGCTAGTATCTGAATATGTTAATGATATTTACAGATATCTTAACGATTTAGAAGATGTTTTTGCTATTAGAGAGAATTTCCTCGATGGGCACAAGCAG ATTAATCATAAAATGCGCACTATTCTTATTGACTGGATTAATGAAGTTCATTATCAATTCAAATTGGAGATTGATACTTACCACATGACTGTTTCAATCATTGATAGATATTTACAA TTGGTCACTGGCACACCGAAAAAAGAGCTGCAACTTGTGGGTGTGACAGCCATGTTTATTGCTTCGAAATATGAGGAATTGTTCCCACCAGATATAAGTGACTTCGTATATATTACTGACGATACATATAAGAAACGGCAAATTCTTGAGATGGAAAAGCAGATTGTTAAAGTGCTGGGTTTTCACCTGGGTAAACCGCTGCCGACCCATTTTCTGCGACGCTTCTCGAAAGCAGCAGTCGCGAATGATAAGCATCACCTGGTAGCGAAGTACCTCGTCGAATTAGCCAGCGTCGATTATACTATGGCGCATTTTAAGCCCTCTGAG ATCGCAGCTGCAGCTTTGTACATTTCCCTGTATCTGTTCCCATTACCTGCCAACGCCGGATCATTAGTGTGGACCAAAACACTTGAACATTACACCCAATATACTGTTGAATATCTGACACCGATTGTTCAACGAATGGCAAACGTGGTAGCGAGCACACCGACTTCAAAGGTGCAAGCAGTATATTCCAAATACCGATCTAGCAAATTCGAGAAAATTTCTACACAGCCGGAGTTTCAAGGATCCGCTATTGGTAAACTAGCAGAAGGAAAATTGACGCCCTGA